In one window of Spiroplasma corruscae DNA:
- the metG gene encoding methionine--tRNA ligase produces the protein MKKKNFYVTTPIYYPSGNLHIGHSYTTTLADVICRYKKEDGFNTFFLTGSDEHGQKIELKAKENNLEPKEYVDNIVANFKYLWKLLNIDYSKFIRTTDVDHIESVQNIFSVLLEKDLIYPSKYKGEYCISCEEFLTSEQIIDNKFHSVCKKEFVMFEEESYMLRVSQFKKFLIDLFKKDFLEPENRKKEMLNNFINNELEDLSVTRINFSWGVQVLEDPKHVIYVWIDALSNYISALGYKNNSTNLMNDFWSENTEILQIIGKEITRFHSIYWPIILKSLDLRMPNKILSHGWILSKNDKMSKSLNNVIDPISVIKKYSSDALRFYISYNLPTYKDGNFTDELFIESFNTNLANNVGNLISRTSNMIIKYFDGLVPMVDMSNEKLYKKGDQAIYNFKKHMDLYNVSEAIDVALKLGQECNKYIEDVKPWDLQKNNKIEELKKVISLLHRNILILIYLLKPILVESTKKMFEQVGVDIDLINFKSFENNDYKVNKISDREIIFKRI, from the coding sequence ATGAAGAAGAAAAACTTTTATGTTACTACCCCTATATATTATCCTAGTGGAAATTTACATATTGGACATTCTTATACAACTACCTTAGCCGATGTTATTTGTAGATATAAAAAAGAAGATGGGTTCAATACGTTTTTTTTAACAGGTTCAGACGAACATGGTCAAAAAATTGAATTAAAAGCAAAAGAAAATAACTTAGAGCCCAAAGAATATGTCGACAATATAGTTGCCAATTTTAAATATTTGTGAAAGCTTTTAAATATTGATTACTCAAAGTTTATTAGAACAACTGATGTTGATCATATTGAATCAGTTCAAAACATATTTTCTGTTTTATTAGAGAAAGATTTAATTTATCCTTCAAAGTATAAGGGTGAATATTGTATCAGTTGTGAAGAGTTTCTTACAAGTGAGCAAATAATCGATAATAAATTTCATTCAGTATGTAAAAAAGAATTTGTTATGTTTGAAGAAGAATCTTATATGTTAAGAGTTTCACAATTCAAAAAATTTTTAATTGATTTATTTAAAAAAGATTTTTTAGAACCAGAAAATAGAAAAAAAGAAATGTTAAATAACTTTATTAATAATGAGTTAGAAGATTTATCAGTAACTAGAATAAACTTTTCATGAGGAGTTCAAGTTTTAGAAGATCCAAAGCATGTTATATATGTTTGAATCGATGCATTAAGTAATTATATTAGTGCATTAGGTTATAAAAATAACAGCACGAACCTTATGAATGATTTCTGGTCAGAAAATACTGAAATCCTACAAATTATAGGTAAAGAAATTACAAGATTTCACTCAATTTATTGACCAATAATTTTAAAGTCATTAGATTTAAGAATGCCAAACAAAATATTATCACACGGTTGGATATTAAGTAAGAATGATAAAATGAGTAAATCATTAAATAATGTGATAGATCCAATTAGCGTTATAAAAAAATACTCAAGTGATGCATTAAGATTTTATATTTCTTATAATCTACCGACATATAAAGATGGCAATTTTACTGATGAATTATTTATAGAATCATTTAATACAAACTTAGCTAATAATGTTGGAAATTTAATATCAAGAACATCAAATATGATAATTAAATATTTTGATGGTTTAGTACCCATGGTTGACATGAGTAATGAGAAGCTATACAAAAAGGGTGATCAAGCAATATATAATTTTAAAAAGCACATGGATCTTTATAATGTTTCAGAAGCAATTGATGTAGCATTAAAACTAGGACAAGAGTGTAATAAGTATATTGAAGATGTTAAACCATGAGATCTTCAAAAAAATAATAAAATAGAAGAATTGAAAAAAGTAATTTCCCTTTTACATAGAAATATATTAATATTAATTTATTTATTAAAACCTATTCTTGTTGAAAGTACAAAAAAAATGTTCGAACAAGTTGGTGTTGATATAGACTTAATTAATTTTAAGTCATTTGAAAATAATGACTATAAAGTTAATAAAATATCAGATAGAGAAATAATATTTAAAAGAATTTAG
- a CDS encoding phosphoribosyltransferase, with protein sequence MENQKLITMITEDEIKSAIINAAQSYGKLYENQQLTIVADVRNSFIFIADLIRELPIDVTIQFVVTPTKELENCNLQESKIDLGLTTSLKGKNVLIVNDILNNGNTLNRLFDYVNKEQPLSIKILNLIEKDNKDRNVKLEYESLFKIDNLFIVGYGLTYNESYRGLKAIYSLEIKE encoded by the coding sequence ATGGAAAACCAAAAATTAATTACGATGATTACAGAAGATGAAATTAAATCCGCGATAATTAATGCGGCTCAAAGTTATGGGAAGTTATATGAAAACCAACAACTAACTATTGTAGCTGATGTTAGAAACTCATTCATATTTATTGCAGATTTGATTAGAGAACTTCCAATTGATGTAACTATTCAATTTGTTGTTACACCAACAAAGGAGTTAGAGAATTGTAATTTACAAGAATCAAAAATAGATCTAGGATTAACTACTTCCTTAAAAGGTAAAAATGTATTAATTGTAAATGATATCTTAAATAATGGAAATACATTAAATAGGTTATTCGATTATGTTAATAAAGAACAACCCTTATCAATTAAAATACTAAACTTAATTGAAAAAGATAACAAAGATAGAAATGTTAAATTGGAGTATGAATCATTGTTTAAAATTGATAACTTATTTATAGTGGGTTATGGATTAACTTATAACGAGAGTTATAGGGGATTAAAAGCTATTTACAGTTTGGAAATTAAAGAATAA
- the purB gene encoding adenylosuccinate lyase, with translation MIDRYLIKEIEKIWDEENKLQTWLKVEKAVVKALNKLGVVPDTDLKKIMDLNEINIERMLEIEKETKHDVVAFTRMISEYLGNEKKWIHLGLTSTDVVDTSQNILIKNSNLIVEKELFNLLDKLKSKALENKETLIMGRSHGMYGEPTSLGLKFLLWFDELKRQISRFDLAKLQLEVAKISGSMGNYANIEPEVEEFVAKEFELGLDNISTQVTQRDRHSNLILVFANIASTLEKITTEIRLFQRSEVQEICEGFGIGQKGSSSMPHKKNPISSENITGLSRYIRSFVSMALENNVLWHERDISHSSNERLMFPDIYNILVYALRRTTNTINNLVINKDKMLEHISSQNNIFYSQRVLTYILIKYNFSREEVYDFIQQCTLECQRTNKDFKSVLLDNGVTKYITNLDEFESLFDLKYFLRHVNRVFERVVK, from the coding sequence ATGATCGATAGATATCTTATTAAAGAAATAGAAAAAATTTGAGATGAAGAAAATAAGCTTCAAACTTGACTTAAAGTTGAAAAAGCTGTTGTCAAAGCTTTAAATAAACTAGGAGTAGTCCCAGACACTGATTTAAAAAAAATTATGGACTTAAATGAAATTAACATCGAAAGAATGCTAGAAATTGAAAAAGAAACAAAACATGACGTAGTAGCATTTACAAGAATGATTTCAGAATATTTAGGAAATGAGAAGAAATGAATTCATCTTGGTTTAACTTCAACTGATGTAGTTGATACTTCACAGAATATTCTTATAAAAAACTCAAATCTTATTGTTGAAAAGGAACTTTTTAACCTACTAGATAAATTAAAAAGTAAAGCACTTGAAAATAAAGAAACTCTTATAATGGGGAGATCTCATGGTATGTATGGAGAACCTACATCATTAGGATTAAAATTTTTATTATGATTCGATGAATTAAAAAGACAAATAAGTAGATTTGATTTAGCAAAATTACAATTAGAAGTAGCAAAAATTTCAGGGTCTATGGGAAATTATGCAAATATTGAACCAGAAGTGGAAGAGTTTGTAGCTAAGGAGTTTGAGTTAGGATTAGATAATATTTCTACTCAAGTAACTCAAAGAGATAGACATTCAAACTTAATTTTAGTATTTGCAAATATTGCTTCAACACTTGAAAAAATTACAACTGAAATAAGATTATTCCAAAGAAGTGAAGTACAAGAAATATGCGAAGGATTTGGTATCGGCCAAAAAGGTTCAAGTTCAATGCCGCATAAAAAAAACCCAATAAGTTCAGAAAATATTACAGGATTATCTAGATACATAAGAAGTTTTGTGTCAATGGCACTTGAAAATAATGTACTATGACATGAGAGAGATATTTCTCATAGTTCAAATGAGAGATTAATGTTTCCTGATATTTATAATATTCTTGTATACGCATTAAGAAGAACTACAAATACAATTAATAATCTTGTTATTAATAAAGATAAGATGTTAGAACATATTTCAAGCCAAAATAATATTTTTTATAGCCAAAGGGTATTAACATACATTTTAATCAAGTATAATTTTTCTAGAGAAGAAGTATACGACTTCATACAGCAATGTACTTTAGAATGTCAACGTACAAATAAAGATTTTAAATCTGTTTTATTAGATAATGGTGTCACTAAATATATTACCAATTTAGATGAGTTCGAAAGTCTATTTGATTTGAAATACTTCTTAAGGCATGTTAATCGTGTCTTTGAAAGGGTGGTTAAATAG
- a CDS encoding adenylosuccinate synthase, protein MMSKYNSLVIVGAQWGDEGKGKMTDYFGQKADLVVRFAGGDNAGHVINFNGEKHKVTLVPSGIFNKKTTNVIGNGCVINLKNLIEEIEIIEKHSSEHGNLLISNKAHVLMPYHIEIDKALEEEREALKIGTTKKGIGPAYNDKISRMGVRICDIPRPRFKEEFKVIFNYNKKFLKNMFNVELDINFDELCEDLQNYYLKLKHRITDCDIFVENAIKAGKNVLFEGAQGAMLDIDHGTYPYVTSSNTSANNASIGTGIGHKLIEKSLGIVKAYCTRVGEGPFPSELLNEIGDKIRIVGNEFGSNTGRPRRIGWFDAVALKHAIRTSGLDSIFITLLDVLTGIDDLNICVSYEINGLKTSNMPANAGDLWDCRPVYISTPGWKEDITKVKSFIDLPDEAKNYIKLIEKICEIKVEGFSVGPDRNQTILYEDFF, encoded by the coding sequence ATTATGAGCAAATATAACTCACTTGTAATAGTTGGTGCACAATGAGGTGATGAAGGTAAAGGTAAGATGACTGATTATTTTGGTCAAAAAGCAGATTTAGTAGTAAGATTTGCTGGTGGTGACAATGCTGGACATGTAATTAACTTCAATGGTGAAAAACATAAGGTAACATTAGTACCATCAGGAATTTTTAATAAAAAAACAACAAATGTCATCGGTAATGGCTGTGTGATTAATCTAAAAAATTTAATAGAAGAGATTGAAATAATCGAAAAACACAGTAGTGAACACGGAAATTTATTAATATCTAATAAAGCACATGTCTTAATGCCTTATCACATTGAAATTGACAAGGCTTTAGAAGAAGAGAGAGAAGCTCTTAAGATAGGTACCACCAAGAAAGGTATTGGGCCTGCTTATAATGACAAAATATCAAGAATGGGCGTTAGAATTTGTGATATACCTAGACCAAGATTTAAAGAAGAGTTTAAGGTAATTTTTAACTACAATAAAAAATTTCTAAAAAATATGTTTAATGTTGAATTAGATATAAATTTTGATGAGTTATGTGAAGATTTACAAAACTATTATTTAAAGCTTAAACATAGAATAACTGATTGTGATATATTTGTTGAAAATGCCATTAAAGCAGGCAAAAACGTGCTATTTGAAGGTGCTCAAGGTGCTATGTTAGACATTGATCACGGAACATATCCTTATGTTACAAGCTCAAATACTTCAGCTAATAACGCATCAATTGGTACTGGAATTGGTCATAAGTTGATAGAAAAATCATTAGGTATTGTCAAAGCGTATTGTACAAGAGTAGGAGAAGGACCATTTCCAAGTGAATTATTAAATGAAATCGGAGATAAAATACGTATAGTTGGTAATGAATTTGGTTCAAACACCGGTAGACCTAGAAGAATAGGTTGATTTGATGCAGTTGCATTAAAGCATGCAATAAGAACATCTGGTCTTGACTCAATCTTTATTACATTATTGGATGTACTAACTGGTATTGATGATTTAAATATATGTGTAAGCTATGAAATAAATGGTTTAAAAACAAGTAACATGCCAGCAAACGCTGGTGATCTGTGAGATTGTAGACCAGTATATATTTCTACACCAGGGTGAAAAGAAGATATAACCAAAGTTAAATCATTTATAGATCTTCCTGATGAGGCAAAAAACTATATTAAGTTAATTGAAAAAATATGCGAGATTAAAGTTGAAGGTTTCTCAGTAGGTCCTGATAGAAATCAAACAATATTGTATGAAGACTTTTTTTAG
- the pth gene encoding aminoacyl-tRNA hydrolase, whose translation MKQKLIVGLGNPGNSYYKTRHNAGFLIVDYLLQKYGFEKKTIKFNAEIFITKINNVKVIFLKPLTYMNLSGEALNKTMSFFKIDKKDILVIHDDKDLDVAVFRFKNKGSSGGHNGLKNIISHLGSEEFKRIKVGVGKPINNIKIIDWVLMKLKDEEINLIINNFKLREIVIEDFISETDINKIMNKFN comes from the coding sequence ATGAAACAAAAACTAATAGTAGGACTTGGTAACCCTGGAAATAGTTACTATAAAACAAGACACAATGCTGGTTTTTTAATTGTTGATTATTTACTTCAAAAATATGGGTTTGAAAAAAAAACTATCAAGTTTAATGCAGAAATATTTATAACTAAAATTAATAATGTTAAAGTCATTTTTTTAAAACCCCTTACTTATATGAATCTTTCTGGAGAAGCTCTAAATAAAACAATGAGTTTTTTTAAGATAGATAAAAAAGATATATTAGTTATTCATGATGATAAAGATTTAGATGTTGCGGTATTTAGGTTCAAAAATAAAGGTAGTTCAGGAGGGCATAATGGTTTAAAAAACATTATTTCTCACCTAGGTTCTGAAGAATTTAAAAGAATAAAAGTTGGTGTTGGAAAACCAATCAACAATATAAAAATAATTGATTGAGTATTAATGAAGTTAAAAGATGAGGAAATAAATTTAATAATAAATAACTTTAAATTAAGAGAAATTGTTATCGAAGATTTTATATCAGAAACAGATATTAATAAAATAATGAATAAATTTAACTAA
- a CDS encoding ribose-phosphate diphosphokinase, translating to MENNNFKIFGLSSNKPLVNEICELLNIKESQTKISRFMDGEILVQSMESVRGQEIYIVQSTNQPVNENLMELLIAVDAFKRASAAKINVVIPYFGYARQDRKAAGRQPITARLVANLIEKSGVNRVIAVDLHSTQIMGFFNVPIDNFSTAQAVASEIINDIIKNNLDPKDCILVSPDHGGLTRVHGVAKYTGNITNGIAVIAKRRPEPNKAEVEFILGDVVNKTCFVIDDMIDTGGTIINAAKALKDQGAKDIYLIACHGLFNGKAVDNLERAVKEKIVKQVVVTNTIDLPKEKIFEGLKIISVAKLMSAMIKSSYEKNPLTKVYEEEQEKIALKVKDYVKKHQ from the coding sequence ATGGAAAATAATAATTTTAAAATATTTGGGTTATCATCAAATAAACCATTAGTAAATGAAATATGTGAATTATTAAATATAAAGGAGTCTCAGACAAAAATCTCGAGATTTATGGACGGTGAAATTCTAGTTCAATCAATGGAATCTGTTAGAGGACAAGAAATTTATATTGTTCAATCTACCAATCAACCAGTAAATGAAAATTTAATGGAACTACTAATTGCTGTTGATGCTTTTAAAAGAGCGAGTGCTGCAAAAATCAATGTGGTAATTCCATATTTCGGTTATGCAAGACAAGATAGAAAGGCGGCAGGAAGACAACCTATAACAGCTAGACTAGTGGCAAACCTAATTGAAAAATCAGGTGTTAATAGAGTCATAGCGGTGGATTTACACTCAACACAAATTATGGGTTTTTTTAATGTGCCTATCGACAACTTTTCAACAGCTCAAGCTGTAGCATCAGAAATAATTAATGACATTATTAAAAATAATTTAGATCCTAAAGATTGTATACTTGTTTCACCTGACCATGGTGGTTTAACAAGAGTTCATGGTGTTGCGAAGTATACAGGAAATATAACTAATGGTATTGCTGTAATCGCAAAGAGAAGACCTGAACCAAACAAAGCAGAGGTGGAATTCATTTTAGGAGATGTTGTCAACAAAACTTGTTTTGTTATTGACGATATGATTGATACTGGCGGAACAATTATTAATGCTGCTAAAGCTTTGAAAGACCAAGGTGCTAAAGATATTTACTTAATTGCTTGTCATGGTCTTTTTAATGGTAAAGCTGTTGACAACTTAGAAAGAGCAGTAAAAGAGAAAATTGTTAAACAAGTTGTTGTAACAAATACAATTGATTTACCCAAAGAAAAGATATTCGAGGGTCTTAAAATTATTTCAGTAGCAAAACTTATGTCTGCAATGATAAAAAGTTCTTATGAAAAAAACCCTTTAACTAAAGTTTATGAAGAAGAACAGGAAAAAATTGCATTAAAAGTAAAAGATTATGTTAAAAAACATCAATAA
- a CDS encoding GNAT family N-acetyltransferase has translation MGLQFEQDFGTNNEVFKKAIKLREKVFITERGSIRNNDIDDYDDKGYHFIATHNNELVCCARVILKNDKLYWGRIAVEKEYRSQKIGAVVLEKLKEFSKDVLKQEIVYINAVYNVKDFYTKFGFIEFNDIFVEDGVNHIAMKLKM, from the coding sequence ATGGGATTACAATTTGAACAAGATTTTGGTACTAATAATGAAGTTTTTAAAAAGGCAATAAAATTAAGAGAAAAAGTTTTTATTACCGAAAGAGGTTCTATTAGGAACAACGATATAGATGATTATGATGATAAGGGTTATCATTTTATTGCAACTCACAACAATGAGTTGGTTTGCTGTGCTAGGGTTATCTTGAAAAATGATAAATTATATTGAGGTAGAATTGCAGTTGAAAAAGAATATCGATCACAAAAAATAGGAGCTGTAGTGTTAGAAAAGCTAAAAGAATTTAGCAAAGATGTTTTAAAACAAGAAATAGTTTATATAAACGCTGTTTACAATGTTAAGGATTTTTATACAAAGTTTGGTTTTATAGAATTTAATGATATATTTGTTGAAGATGGCGTGAATCATATAGCAATGAAACTGAAAATGTAA
- a CDS encoding winged helix-turn-helix transcriptional regulator has protein sequence MNKCPVERCLKVLKNKWTIFIVRDLLGGEKRFGELKKSINGVTKKVLSESLKHLENHNIVKRWSNNTFPLVVIYSLTPLGLSLKKILDDLAQWYIDNESELNF, from the coding sequence ATGAATAAATGTCCAGTTGAAAGATGTTTAAAAGTACTTAAGAATAAATGAACAATTTTTATTGTTAGAGATTTATTGGGCGGTGAAAAAAGATTTGGTGAACTTAAAAAAAGTATAAATGGTGTTACAAAAAAAGTTTTATCAGAAAGTTTAAAACATCTTGAAAATCATAATATAGTTAAAAGATGATCTAATAATACTTTTCCTTTGGTAGTGATTTATTCATTAACACCACTTGGATTAAGTTTAAAAAAAATACTAGATGATTTAGCTCAATGATATATTGATAATGAGAGCGAACTAAATTTCTAA
- a CDS encoding ABC-F family ATP-binding cassette domain-containing protein has translation MGLVNIQNLSHANGDKKLYKEAVLKLNRREHIALVGPNGAGKTTLLNIISKKIIPDLGEVEIHPKTKIGYLDQHLSIKDDMEVNSYLKTAFQDLYDVEERMNIIYEKMSENYDENELVKALKYQDILNHNDFDSIEKKIGNLVNGLGIGIDKLDKKMSELSGGQKNKVMLAKLLLSDNDFLVLDEPTNFLDIEQVNWLASFLQSFEKAFIMVSHDQDFINKTCNIIYALDNLKLTRYVGNYDKYIEELAIQQEQYDKDFVSQQRKIKKLETYIAKNSARLSTAKSAQSRKKTLDKLDKMDKRKENIKPNFNFMYKEPASDVIIKAEDLVIGYDSPILHKLNFEIRKGEKCIIKGKNGIGKTTFLKTLSSELKPYSGDIKLGNGVVYSYFKQLEKVDDINAINYLMNRYNDLTEREARAKIGQFGLRNDLMIRPMSTLSGGEQTKVRLSALSMEPCSLLILDEPTNHIDSLAKESLLEAIMDFEGTVLLTTHDINFSTKWADKVINFEDLV, from the coding sequence ATGGGATTAGTAAATATACAAAATTTAAGTCACGCTAATGGTGATAAGAAACTTTATAAAGAAGCAGTTTTAAAACTAAATAGACGTGAGCACATTGCATTAGTTGGTCCAAATGGCGCTGGGAAAACAACTTTACTTAATATTATTTCAAAAAAAATAATCCCTGACTTAGGAGAAGTTGAAATACATCCTAAAACAAAAATTGGGTATTTAGATCAACATCTTAGTATAAAAGATGATATGGAAGTAAACTCATATTTAAAAACAGCCTTCCAAGATTTATATGATGTTGAAGAAAGAATGAATATAATTTATGAGAAAATGTCTGAAAATTATGATGAAAACGAATTGGTAAAAGCTTTAAAGTATCAAGATATATTAAATCATAATGATTTTGATTCTATTGAAAAGAAAATTGGTAACTTAGTTAATGGTTTAGGTATTGGCATAGATAAGTTAGACAAGAAAATGTCGGAATTAAGTGGTGGTCAAAAAAATAAAGTCATGCTTGCAAAATTATTATTAAGTGATAATGATTTTTTAGTTCTTGATGAACCAACAAACTTTCTTGATATTGAACAAGTTAATTGATTAGCTTCATTTTTGCAATCATTTGAAAAAGCATTTATAATGGTTTCTCATGACCAGGATTTTATTAATAAAACTTGTAATATTATTTATGCACTTGATAATTTAAAATTAACAAGATATGTAGGTAACTATGATAAATACATTGAAGAATTAGCTATTCAACAAGAACAATATGACAAAGACTTTGTTAGTCAACAACGAAAAATTAAGAAACTAGAAACATACATTGCTAAAAATAGTGCAAGACTTTCAACTGCTAAATCAGCTCAATCAAGAAAGAAAACTCTTGATAAGTTAGATAAAATGGATAAACGAAAAGAAAATATTAAACCAAATTTTAATTTCATGTATAAAGAGCCTGCGTCTGATGTAATCATTAAAGCAGAAGATTTAGTAATAGGATATGACTCTCCAATATTACATAAACTTAATTTTGAAATTAGAAAAGGGGAAAAATGTATAATAAAAGGTAAAAATGGTATTGGTAAAACAACATTTTTAAAAACACTTTCAAGCGAATTAAAACCTTATAGTGGAGATATAAAACTTGGTAACGGAGTTGTATACTCTTATTTTAAACAATTAGAAAAGGTTGACGATATTAACGCTATTAACTATCTAATGAATAGATACAATGATTTAACCGAGAGAGAAGCAAGAGCAAAGATAGGACAATTTGGTTTGAGAAATGATTTAATGATAAGACCTATGTCTACATTATCTGGTGGCGAACAAACAAAGGTAAGACTATCAGCATTAAGCATGGAACCTTGCAGCTTACTAATATTGGACGAACCTACGAATCATATTGATAGTTTAGCAAAAGAATCGTTACTAGAAGCAATAATGGATTTTGAAGGTACAGTTTTGTTAACTACCCATGATATTAACTTTTCAACAAAATGAGCAGATAAAGTAATTAATTTTGAAGATCTTGTGTAA
- the rsmA gene encoding 16S rRNA (adenine(1518)-N(6)/adenine(1519)-N(6))-dimethyltransferase RsmA, with product MHQAKKKFGQNFITDGNLIEKIISQLSNESDQLVIEIGPGQGALTKKLVKKYKKVIAIEIDKDLENILLSSIVEENFELIIGDFLEVDLNKIIKQNNFKKVSIISNTPYYIISPIIFKCFESQEFLSKAVLMVQKEVGERICAEPSNKNYNNLSIISKFYSTPKYLFTINRNLFKPVPLVDSALIELNFEKNSVLKVKDPNNFAQFLRKIFNNKRKTILNNLANYLKSKDKSEDILTKHNIKLNLRPENLTLDDYIILFNEVSVNEA from the coding sequence ATGCATCAAGCAAAGAAAAAGTTTGGACAGAACTTTATAACAGATGGAAATCTTATTGAAAAAATAATTAGTCAATTATCAAATGAAAGCGATCAACTTGTAATCGAAATAGGTCCAGGGCAAGGAGCATTAACTAAGAAATTAGTTAAAAAGTATAAAAAAGTAATAGCAATTGAAATAGATAAGGATCTAGAAAACATATTATTATCAAGTATAGTAGAAGAAAACTTTGAATTGATTATTGGTGATTTTCTGGAAGTTGATTTAAATAAAATTATTAAACAAAATAATTTTAAGAAAGTCTCAATAATATCAAACACACCTTATTATATTATAAGTCCAATCATATTCAAGTGCTTTGAATCGCAGGAATTTTTATCAAAAGCTGTATTAATGGTACAAAAAGAGGTTGGAGAGAGAATTTGTGCCGAACCCAGTAATAAAAATTATAATAATTTATCAATTATTTCTAAATTCTATTCTACCCCTAAGTATTTATTTACAATAAATAGGAATCTTTTTAAACCTGTCCCACTAGTTGACTCTGCATTAATAGAACTGAATTTTGAAAAAAATAGTGTTTTAAAAGTTAAAGACCCTAATAACTTTGCCCAATTCTTAAGAAAAATATTCAACAACAAACGTAAAACAATTTTAAATAATTTGGCGAATTATTTAAAAAGTAAAGATAAATCAGAAGATATTCTTACTAAACATAATATTAAACTTAATTTAAGACCAGAAAATTTAACTTTAGATGATTACATTATATTATTTAATGAGGTGAGTGTAAATGAGGCTTAG
- the rnmV gene encoding ribonuclease M5: MKIIQVVVVEGISDTIKLKKVFGNDNIDTIETNGLAITNQKLSVISNINKTRGIIIFTDPDGPGIKIRDIINTYLNFNCFNAFINKKLIKNQKKIGVAEARDIDIRNALSNLIKFEENKNSLSWEDYIVNNFYIKKNRIKISNYYNWSEDINTKRLFKWLNYLNLNVIEIKKILEE, encoded by the coding sequence ATGAAAATTATTCAAGTCGTTGTTGTTGAAGGGATATCTGATACTATTAAACTAAAAAAGGTTTTTGGAAATGATAACATAGATACCATTGAGACTAACGGACTTGCAATAACAAATCAAAAATTAAGTGTAATATCAAATATTAATAAAACACGTGGAATTATTATTTTTACCGACCCAGACGGACCAGGAATTAAAATACGTGATATTATTAATACTTATTTAAATTTTAACTGTTTTAATGCTTTTATCAATAAAAAACTAATAAAAAATCAAAAAAAAATAGGGGTTGCAGAAGCAAGGGATATAGATATTAGAAATGCGTTAAGCAACTTAATTAAGTTTGAAGAAAACAAAAACTCTTTATCTTGAGAAGATTATATTGTAAACAACTTTTACATTAAAAAAAATAGAATTAAAATATCAAATTATTACAATTGAAGTGAAGATATTAATACAAAAAGATTATTTAAGTGATTAAACTACTTAAATTTGAATGTTATTGAAATTAAAAAAATTCTAGAGGAGTAA